Within Pseudomonas cichorii, the genomic segment ACTTTGTAGCTAATACGAACATTGTTTTGTATTGGATCACTTGAACGTTTTATTCAAATGAATGTGTTCATGGTTTTTTGACGCCAATCAAATAACCGGCAGCCTCCCTCTAAAGGCTGCGCCATGAAAGAGTGCCTCAGTCCTCGAACCCTGCCTGTTCATGAATTTCATCCACCTTCAATTCCAGGCGATAGGCCACGGCAATGAACAGTGCCTGGCACAGGCACAGTGTGGCGCTCAAGGAGCGGAAGGCGAACGAACTGCCTTCATTGACCAGCAGCACCGAATTGGCTCGTTTGGCCAATGGCGAAAGGTTGCTGTCGGTGATGATCAGCGTCTTGGCCTGATTGTGCTGGGCGATGCGCAGGCAATGCTGGGTTTCCTTGCCGTAGGGCGTGAAGCTGATGGCAATGACCAGGTCATTGGCCCGCACGCTGCGCATCTGTTCCCGATAACTGCCTCCAAGGCCGGAAATCAGGTGGATGCGCTTGTTGGTGTGTTGCAGGTTATAGACCAGATAATCGGCCACGGCGAAGGAGCGGCGTACGCCTACCACGTAGATATTGTCGGCGTTGACCACCAGGTCCACTGCTTTCTCGAATTCGTCGTCGTCCAGGTCCGCGCCCAGTCGCTCCAGGCCCGACAAGGTGGCATTCACGCATTCGCGAGCCAGATCGCCGCCGCGGGCTTTCTGGGACTTGTTGGCGATCATGTTGCGGATGCGTTGCTGGTAGTTCTGTACCGGCGTGGTCTTGTGGGTATAGGCCTCGCGGAACAGCGCCTGCATTTCACTGAAACCGCTGAAGCCGAAGCGCTGGGAAAAGCGCACGATGGCGGAAGGGTGAACTTCGCATTCCCGGGCAATATCGCTGATGCGATCGACCATGATCCGGTCGCTCTGCTGACTCATGTAGCTGGCGATACGTTTGAGCTGACGTGGCAGGCCGTCATATTCATTGGTGATCAGCCGCAGCAGGCCCTCGGCACTGGTCGGTGGCGTATCGAGGCCTGTGTCCGGCAGGGACGGCTGCTCGGTGCTGTTCATATCTCAATCCTTTTTGCTTGTTCTTTAGGGCGCCACACGCTGTACGAAAATGGCCGAGTGTCGTTGATCGCGCATTGATCTGGCCGCTTTCGTACATAGCCATGAACTATATCTCACCTGTCAGCCAAGTGTGACAGCACTCCGCGCATCGTCATTGGAAAAAATATTCTACTTGAAAAAATTATAGAATAATTATTGATTGATCCGGCGGGACGTTTTAGGCTCTGTTCTACCAAAAGCATTTTGCGCATCCATTGCGTGACATGCAGGCTGATAAAAATAACAGGAGCCACCATGGGCCAGACTCGCTTTGTCAGTGGGCGTCAGTTGGATCTGATCTGCCTCGGACGCCTTGGCGTCGACCTCTACGCGCAGCAGGTTGGAGCGCGGCTGGAAGATGTCTCAAGCTTTGCCAAATACCTGGGCGGTTCGTCGGCAAACATTGCCTTCGGTACGGCTCGACTGGGCCTCAAATCGGCCATGCTCAGCCGTGTTGGCGACGATCACATGGGGCGTTTCCTGGTTGAATCACTGGCGCGTGAAGGCTGTGATGTCAGCGCAATCAAGCGTGATCCCGAGCGTCTGACGGCTATGGTGCTGCTTGGGTTGAAAGATCGTGAAACATTTCCGTTGGTGTTCTACCGCGAAAACTGCGCCGATATGGCCTTGCGCGCCGAAGACATCGACGAGGCCCAGATCGCTTCAAGCAAGGCCCTGCTGATTACCGGCACGCATTTCTCCACCGAGCAAGTTTTCAAGGCTAGCAGTCAGGCACTGGATTACGCTGAAAAGCACAACGTCAAACGAGTTCTGGATATCGACTACCGGCCTGTCTTGTGGGGGTTGGCCGGCAAGGCCGATGGCGAAACCCGGTTTGTCGCCGATCAGCATGTCAGCCAGCATGTGCAGCGCATTCTGCCGCGTTTTGACCTGATCGTCGGCACCGAAGAAGAGTTTCTGATCGCGGGCGGGACCGAGGACTTGCTCGCTGCCTTGCGGGTGGTGCGTGGGCTGACGGCTGCGACTCTGGTGGTCAAGCTCGGGCCGCAGGGCTGCACCGTGATTCACGGTGCGATTCCGGCCCGCCTCGAAGACGGTGCCATTTATCCGGGCGTGCGGGTCGAAGTGCTCAATGTGCTGGGGGCCGGTGACGCTTTCATGTCCGGCTTCCTCAGCGGCTGGCTCAAGGATGCCAGTGACGAGCGCTGCTGCCAGTTGGCCAATGCCTGCGGCGGTCTGGTGGTGTCGCGCCATGCCTGCGCACCCGCCATGCCGACTCCGGCGGAACTGGATTATCTGTTCAACAGCCCGGTGCCGATCACCCGGCCGGATCGCGATGTTGTCCTGCAACGCCTGCATCAGGTCAGCGTGCCTCGCAAAGAGTGGAAGCAGTTGTTCATCTTTGCCTTCGATCATCGCGGGCAACTGGTGGAGCTGGCCCAGCAGGCCGGACGCGACCTTGGCAGCATCAGCGATCTCAAGCAACTCTTTATAACGGCTGTCGAGCGTGTCGAAGCTGATCTGCACAAGCGCGGTATCGAGGCTGATGTCGGTCTGCTTGCCGATCAGCGATTCGGTCAGGACTCACTCAACGCTGCCACCGGTCGCGACTGGTGGGTTGCCCGACCAGTGGAAGTGCAGGGCTCAAGGCCGTTGGCGTTCGAGCATGGTCGCTCCATTGGCAGCAATCTGTTGAGCTGGCCTCAGGAGCAGATCATCAAGTGTCTGGTGCAGTATCACCCTGACGACGAGCCGCTTCTGCGTCTTGAGCAGGAGGCCCAGATCAAGGGCTTGTACGAGGCCTCGCAAGTCAGTGGTCATGAGTTGCTGCTGGAAATCATCCCGCCCAAGGACCACCCGTCGACTCATCCCGACGTCATGTACCGTGCCCTCAAGCGTTTGTACAACCTGGGCATCTATCCTGCGTGGTGGAAGATCGAAGCGCAGAGCACCGAGGTCTGGCAGCAACTGGATGCCTTGATTCAGGAGCGCGATCCGTATTGCCGTGGCGTGGTGCTGCTGGGCCTCAATGCCCCGGTGGAGGAACTGGCCGTCGGCTTTGCCCAGGCGCGTCACAGCACCTCCTGCAAGGGGTTTGCCGTTGGCCGGACGATTTTCAGGGAGCCGAGTCGCGCCTGGATGGCCGGGGAAATCGACGACGCTACTCTGATAAATCAGGTGCAGAGTACGTTTATCTGGTTGATCGAGTCCTGGCGCGAAGCCCGCGCCTGACCCCATCCTCATTGACGCAGTGATAACAAAAAGAAAGGTGCAGCCATGCCTGTTTCCGCATCCAACATCCGCATCGGCATCAATCCGATTTCCTGGAGCAACGACGACCTGCCGGCGCTGGGCGGCGAAACGCCGTTGAGCACTGCCCTGAGCGAGGGCAAGGAAATCGGCTACGAAGGTTTTGAACTCAACGGCAAGTTTCCCAAGGACGCCAAAGGTGTCGGTGATGTGCTGCGTCCTTATGGGCTGGCGCTGGTGTCGGGCTGGTATTCCAGCCGACTGGCACGGCGTTCGGTGGCCGAGGAAATCGAAGCCATTGGCTCCCATGTACAACTGCTGGCGCAGAACGGTGCTTCGGTACTGGTGTATGGCGAAGTGGCCGACTCCATTCAGGGGCAACGCATTCCTCTGGTCGAGCGCCCCCGTTTCCACACCGATGCCGCCTGGCGTGAATATGCCGACAAGCTCACCGAGCTGGCGCGCTTCACACTTTCCCGGGGTGTGCGTCTTGCCTATCACCACCACATGGGCGCCTACGTCGAGTCGCCTCAGGACATTGATCGCCTGATGGAACTGACCGGTCCCGAAGTGGGCCTGCTGTTCGATTCGGGCCATTGCTACATGGGCGGTGGCGAACCCTTGCAGGTACTGAGCAAGCACAT encodes:
- a CDS encoding MurR/RpiR family transcriptional regulator, which translates into the protein MNSTEQPSLPDTGLDTPPTSAEGLLRLITNEYDGLPRQLKRIASYMSQQSDRIMVDRISDIARECEVHPSAIVRFSQRFGFSGFSEMQALFREAYTHKTTPVQNYQQRIRNMIANKSQKARGGDLARECVNATLSGLERLGADLDDDEFEKAVDLVVNADNIYVVGVRRSFAVADYLVYNLQHTNKRIHLISGLGGSYREQMRSVRANDLVIAISFTPYGKETQHCLRIAQHNQAKTLIITDSNLSPLAKRANSVLLVNEGSSFAFRSLSATLCLCQALFIAVAYRLELKVDEIHEQAGFED
- a CDS encoding bifunctional 5-dehydro-2-deoxygluconokinase/5-dehydro-2-deoxyphosphogluconate aldolase, translating into MGQTRFVSGRQLDLICLGRLGVDLYAQQVGARLEDVSSFAKYLGGSSANIAFGTARLGLKSAMLSRVGDDHMGRFLVESLAREGCDVSAIKRDPERLTAMVLLGLKDRETFPLVFYRENCADMALRAEDIDEAQIASSKALLITGTHFSTEQVFKASSQALDYAEKHNVKRVLDIDYRPVLWGLAGKADGETRFVADQHVSQHVQRILPRFDLIVGTEEEFLIAGGTEDLLAALRVVRGLTAATLVVKLGPQGCTVIHGAIPARLEDGAIYPGVRVEVLNVLGAGDAFMSGFLSGWLKDASDERCCQLANACGGLVVSRHACAPAMPTPAELDYLFNSPVPITRPDRDVVLQRLHQVSVPRKEWKQLFIFAFDHRGQLVELAQQAGRDLGSISDLKQLFITAVERVEADLHKRGIEADVGLLADQRFGQDSLNAATGRDWWVARPVEVQGSRPLAFEHGRSIGSNLLSWPQEQIIKCLVQYHPDDEPLLRLEQEAQIKGLYEASQVSGHELLLEIIPPKDHPSTHPDVMYRALKRLYNLGIYPAWWKIEAQSTEVWQQLDALIQERDPYCRGVVLLGLNAPVEELAVGFAQARHSTSCKGFAVGRTIFREPSRAWMAGEIDDATLINQVQSTFIWLIESWREARA
- the iolE gene encoding myo-inosose-2 dehydratase, with protein sequence MPVSASNIRIGINPISWSNDDLPALGGETPLSTALSEGKEIGYEGFELNGKFPKDAKGVGDVLRPYGLALVSGWYSSRLARRSVAEEIEAIGSHVQLLAQNGASVLVYGEVADSIQGQRIPLVERPRFHTDAAWREYADKLTELARFTLSRGVRLAYHHHMGAYVESPQDIDRLMELTGPEVGLLFDSGHCYMGGGEPLQVLSKHIDRVCHVHFKDVRKPVVQLARNNLWSFPDCIVNGTFTVPGDGDIDFSALLKVLLQAGYQGWLVVEAEQDPAVAPSYVYAKKGYDTLRQLLMDAR